A stretch of the Halomicroarcula saliterrae genome encodes the following:
- a CDS encoding MarR family transcriptional regulator has protein sequence MPEFEDPPASVSDPNDFESEEADVDDRLKRRAAFSETLTQHGFPDTLVLARERAEDIFHDRRLDLLDYLKDHEPNSVRALADELGYDKGVISRDLQKLARIDVIEYVEDGRAKAPRLKHNHIAIEPVV, from the coding sequence ATGCCTGAGTTCGAAGACCCACCAGCTTCGGTGTCCGATCCGAACGACTTCGAGAGCGAGGAGGCAGACGTAGATGACCGTCTGAAACGCCGCGCTGCGTTCTCGGAAACGCTCACACAGCACGGATTCCCCGACACGCTTGTTCTCGCCCGGGAACGCGCCGAGGATATCTTCCACGACCGCCGCCTGGATCTGCTCGATTACTTGAAAGACCATGAGCCCAACTCGGTCCGCGCTCTCGCTGATGAGTTAGGTTACGACAAAGGTGTGATCAGTCGCGATCTTCAGAAGCTCGCCCGCATTGACGTCATTGAGTACGTTGAAGACGGTCGTGCGAAAGCTCCGCGGCTCAAGCACAACCACATTGCCATCGAACCGGTCGTCTGA